In Alphaproteobacteria bacterium, one DNA window encodes the following:
- a CDS encoding penicillin-binding protein 2 has protein sequence MPLLPGLNLGGNPSAAGMAGAALSPLQACVDMAHARLLIVAILAGICFFGLAVRLIDVSVWHSVEESDSSAAGEAGTGRADIVDRNGTPLASSLPTVSLYADPAQVLNPGEAATKLATVLKDIDKPRLMEDMKSRRRFVWVRRHLTPRQYEAINALGIPGLFFQKDSRRVYPSGTLAAHVLGYTGIDDDGLSGVEKGMDHDLRTRTTALPLALDLRIQHILREELSSAMNQFHALGAAGVVMDVNTGEVLGMVSLPDFDPNAPESASDNARFNRASLGVYEMGSTFKTFTIAAALDRGIIKMADRFDATKAITSGRFRISDFHPENRWLTVPEIYLHSSNIGAARIGLKLGAEAMSQFLTDLRLLNALDLELPESGVPMVPRQWKDLTLMTVSFGHGIAVTALQLCAAISAVVNGGTYHSPTLLKLDHPPMAERVISSKVSNQMRKLMRLVVTEGTAKAANAAGYVVGGKTGTAEKLGVGGYNKNARLSSFVGIFPAHAPRYVVFAMLDEPKGIKETAGFATGGWVAAPMAGRVVSRVAPLMGIVPVADDDAVVKEMLAIDPALYQDSRHE, from the coding sequence ATGCCCCTTCTGCCGGGGCTGAACCTTGGCGGGAACCCGTCCGCAGCCGGCATGGCCGGCGCGGCGCTAAGCCCTTTGCAAGCCTGCGTGGATATGGCGCATGCGCGACTGCTGATTGTCGCCATTCTGGCAGGCATCTGTTTTTTCGGATTGGCCGTGCGCCTGATTGACGTGTCGGTCTGGCACAGCGTGGAGGAATCCGATTCCAGCGCGGCAGGCGAGGCCGGAACAGGCCGCGCCGACATCGTGGACCGCAACGGCACGCCGCTGGCCAGCTCTTTGCCTACCGTCTCGCTTTATGCCGATCCGGCCCAAGTGCTGAACCCAGGCGAGGCGGCAACCAAACTGGCCACGGTGTTGAAGGATATCGACAAGCCCCGATTGATGGAGGACATGAAAAGCCGCCGGCGTTTCGTCTGGGTCCGGCGTCATCTGACCCCGCGCCAATACGAGGCCATCAACGCTTTGGGCATCCCCGGACTGTTTTTCCAGAAAGACAGCCGCCGCGTCTATCCTTCGGGCACTTTGGCCGCGCATGTGCTGGGCTATACCGGCATCGATGATGACGGCTTGTCCGGCGTGGAAAAGGGGATGGACCACGATCTACGCACGCGCACCACGGCTTTGCCTTTGGCGCTGGATCTACGCATCCAACATATTTTGCGTGAAGAACTCAGCAGCGCGATGAACCAATTCCACGCCTTGGGCGCGGCGGGCGTGGTGATGGATGTGAACACCGGCGAAGTGCTGGGCATGGTTTCCTTACCCGATTTCGATCCCAACGCGCCCGAATCCGCCTCGGACAACGCTCGCTTCAACCGAGCATCGTTGGGCGTTTACGAGATGGGATCGACCTTTAAGACTTTCACCATTGCCGCCGCCTTGGATCGGGGCATTATCAAAATGGCGGATCGCTTTGACGCCACCAAGGCCATCACATCGGGGCGGTTTCGTATCAGCGATTTCCATCCCGAGAATCGTTGGTTGACGGTTCCTGAAATCTATCTGCATTCCTCGAATATCGGCGCGGCGCGTATCGGGCTGAAACTGGGAGCCGAGGCCATGAGCCAGTTCCTGACCGATCTGCGCCTGTTAAATGCGCTGGACCTGGAGCTGCCCGAAAGCGGCGTGCCCATGGTGCCTCGCCAATGGAAAGACCTGACCTTAATGACCGTGTCCTTCGGCCATGGCATCGCCGTGACGGCTTTGCAGCTCTGCGCGGCGATATCCGCCGTCGTCAATGGCGGCACATATCACAGCCCCACATTGTTAAAGCTGGACCATCCCCCGATGGCGGAAAGAGTCATCAGCTCGAAAGTCTCGAACCAGATGCGCAAGCTGATGCGTCTGGTGGTCACCGAGGGCACGGCCAAGGCGGCCAATGCCGCCGGCTATGTGGTGGGCGGCAAGACAGGCACCGCCGAGAAATTGGGCGTGGGCGGCTATAACAAGAACGCCCGGTTATCCTCTTTCGTCGGCATCTTCCCGGCTCATGCCCCGCGTTATGTGGTGTTTGCCATGTTGGACGAACCCAAAGGAATCAAAGAAACCGCCGGATTCGCCACGGGCGGCTGGGTGGCCGCGCCCATGGCCGGGCGCGTGGTCAGCCGGGTCGCTCCCTTGATGGGAATCGTGCCCGTGGCCGATGATGACGCGGTCGTCAAAGAAATGCTTGCCATTGACCCGGCGCTCTATCAGGACTCAAGGCATGAATGA
- the rsmH gene encoding 16S rRNA (cytosine(1402)-N(4))-methyltransferase RsmH, giving the protein MSLTLAPSCHRSVMPAEMLAHLAPVSGGTYVDGTFGGGGWSRAILQSTDTKVIGIDRDPQALARAQEWADAFAGRLTLVSGRFGQMGQVLREMGVTQVDGVTLDLGLSSDQLDEAARGFSFQKDGPLDMRMEGPEGEGASAADLVNTMPEAELVALIAELGEERGAGRIVRAIVQARQEHPLTRTHELADLIRKALGPVGQAQAARTGTDPATRTFQALRMAANDELGEVERGLAAAEQILRPGGRLVVVAFHSLEDRCVKNFLRQGSSRAPAPSRHQPAAAAVCARWQVLTSRAVTPSPEEIAANPRSRSAKLRAAIRLDSPCLSQRRSAA; this is encoded by the coding sequence ATGAGCCTTACCCTCGCCCCGTCCTGCCACCGCAGCGTCATGCCGGCGGAAATGTTGGCGCATCTGGCCCCTGTCTCGGGCGGCACCTATGTGGACGGCACCTTTGGCGGCGGCGGATGGAGCCGCGCCATTTTACAATCCACCGACACCAAAGTGATCGGGATCGACCGCGACCCGCAGGCTTTGGCGCGCGCCCAGGAATGGGCCGATGCTTTCGCCGGTCGTTTAACGCTTGTATCCGGTCGCTTCGGGCAGATGGGGCAGGTGTTGCGCGAGATGGGCGTGACCCAGGTCGATGGCGTGACGTTGGACCTGGGCCTGTCTTCGGACCAGTTGGACGAAGCGGCGCGCGGCTTTTCCTTTCAAAAGGACGGCCCTTTGGATATGCGGATGGAAGGTCCCGAGGGCGAGGGTGCCAGCGCAGCGGACCTGGTCAACACCATGCCCGAGGCCGAGCTTGTGGCCTTGATCGCGGAGCTTGGCGAAGAACGGGGTGCCGGTCGCATCGTGCGCGCCATCGTGCAGGCGCGGCAGGAACACCCCTTAACACGCACCCATGAATTGGCCGATCTGATCCGCAAGGCCCTAGGCCCCGTGGGCCAGGCCCAGGCGGCACGCACCGGCACTGATCCCGCCACGCGCACGTTCCAGGCCCTGCGCATGGCCGCCAATGACGAGCTGGGCGAAGTGGAGCGCGGCCTGGCCGCCGCCGAGCAGATATTGCGCCCGGGCGGACGCCTGGTGGTGGTGGCCTTCCATTCGCTGGAGGATCGCTGCGTCAAAAACTTCCTGCGCCAAGGGTCGAGCCGCGCGCCCGCCCCCTCGCGCCATCAGCCCGCCGCCGCCGCCGTCTGTGCGCGTTGGCAGGTCCTGACATCGCGCGCCGTGACACCCTCGCCCGAGGAAATCGCTGCCAACCCCCGTTCGCGCTCGGCCAAGCTGCGCGCGGCGATCCGGCTGGATTCCCCGTGCCTATCTCAGAGGAGATCCGCAGCATGA
- a CDS encoding division/cell wall cluster transcriptional repressor MraZ: protein MAVFLSTYVNRVDKKGRVSVPAPFRAVLGAQAQGIVVFRSLQHEALEACSVEHLELLSDSLEKLPNLTPEMYELIETTIFGGSQFLPFDGEGRVLLPDAMAQAAGLDGEAAFVGRRKTFQIWQPQRLTTHETKSRQAALAHDVSLSKIIAEALARRGGEGSGGAA from the coding sequence ATGGCCGTATTTTTGTCAACATATGTGAACCGCGTGGATAAAAAAGGCCGCGTCTCGGTTCCTGCACCCTTCCGCGCCGTCCTGGGCGCGCAGGCGCAAGGGATCGTCGTGTTCCGTTCATTGCAGCACGAAGCCTTGGAAGCATGCAGCGTCGAGCATCTGGAACTGCTGAGCGATAGCCTAGAAAAACTGCCCAATCTGACGCCCGAAATGTATGAGTTGATCGAGACGACCATCTTTGGCGGCTCTCAATTCCTGCCTTTCGACGGCGAAGGCCGTGTGCTGCTGCCCGATGCGATGGCGCAGGCGGCGGGATTGGACGGCGAGGCCGCCTTTGTCGGGCGGCGCAAGACGTTCCAAATCTGGCAGCCTCAACGCCTGACCACGCATGAAACCAAGTCGCGTCAAGCCGCGCTGGCGCATGACGTGTCCCTCAGCAAAATCATTGCCGAGGCCTTGGCGCGTCGCGGCGGCGAAGGCAGCGGAGGTGCGGCATGA
- a CDS encoding acyl-ACP desaturase, translating into MSAHWVLDDISWDSLDADRISPEILSIVKAAALVESNAADYERYLCNVFQSDAAFCRLVETWAREEEQHGAALGRWAQSVDPSFDYPRALARFRAGYRLDLERQTSVRGSLSGELIARCIVETGTSSFYTALAEATQEPVLQDICRRIAGDEFRHYKLFYDHLIRYLQHEDISRLKRLHVGLGRMGESEDDELAYAYYAANTPFEAAPPYDRKLYGGAYLARAYACYRRHHVDRVVAMVWKACGLKARTPWQRLAEYVVWGFVRLRLFLARPSNAWQGAE; encoded by the coding sequence ATGTCGGCGCATTGGGTGTTGGATGATATTTCTTGGGACAGTCTGGATGCGGATCGAATCTCTCCCGAGATACTCTCGATCGTCAAAGCGGCGGCCTTGGTTGAGTCCAATGCCGCCGATTATGAACGCTATTTATGTAACGTGTTTCAAAGCGATGCCGCTTTTTGTCGCCTGGTTGAAACCTGGGCGCGGGAGGAAGAGCAGCACGGCGCAGCGCTGGGACGTTGGGCGCAATCTGTGGACCCTTCTTTCGATTATCCCCGCGCCTTGGCGCGTTTTAGGGCCGGATACCGTTTGGACCTCGAACGCCAGACATCGGTGCGCGGTTCGCTTTCGGGCGAATTGATCGCCCGGTGCATCGTGGAAACCGGCACCAGTTCCTTTTACACGGCCCTGGCCGAGGCAACGCAAGAGCCGGTCTTACAAGATATCTGTCGCCGCATCGCCGGAGACGAATTCCGCCATTACAAGCTGTTCTACGATCATCTGATCCGTTACTTGCAGCACGAGGATATTAGCCGCCTGAAACGCCTTCATGTGGGGCTTGGCCGCATGGGCGAGTCCGAAGACGATGAATTGGCCTATGCCTATTACGCCGCCAACACGCCTTTTGAAGCCGCGCCGCCTTATGATCGTAAACTGTATGGCGGGGCCTATTTGGCGCGCGCCTATGCCTGTTATCGCCGCCATCATGTCGATCGCGTGGTAGCCATGGTTTGGAAGGCATGCGGCCTGAAGGCCCGCACGCCCTGGCAGCGTTTGGCCGAATATGTCGTTTGGGGTTTTGTCCGGTTGCGCCTTTTCCTGGCGCGTCCATCCAATGCGTGGCAGGGTGCCGAGTGA
- a CDS encoding glycine--tRNA ligase subunit alpha — MTEPKPPARSLQEIILRLQNFWAAHGCAILQPYDMEVGAGTSHPATVLRALGPEPWSVAYVQPSRRPKDGRYGDNPNRLQHYYQFQVVLKPSPADSQQLYLDSLAEVGIDFAEHDIRFVEDDWENPTLGAWGLGWEVWCDGMEVTQFTYFQQVGGFECRPVSTEITYGLERLAMYLQGKENVYDLAYNDPDAKTHLTYRQVFHRAERDYSAFNFEYADTDLLLRHFKDAEGECQALLTRKLAQPAYDQCLKCGHAFNLLDARGVISVVERASYIGRVRALAKACCEAWLDGQEGKSHV; from the coding sequence ATGACTGAACCCAAGCCCCCCGCCCGTTCCTTGCAAGAGATCATCTTGCGCCTGCAGAATTTCTGGGCCGCTCACGGCTGCGCGATTTTGCAGCCTTACGATATGGAGGTCGGGGCCGGGACTTCGCACCCGGCCACGGTGTTACGCGCTTTGGGGCCGGAGCCGTGGAGCGTGGCCTATGTCCAGCCCTCGCGCCGCCCCAAGGATGGCCGCTATGGCGACAACCCGAACCGTTTGCAGCATTACTATCAGTTCCAGGTTGTTTTAAAGCCCTCTCCGGCGGACAGCCAACAGCTTTACTTGGACAGTCTGGCCGAGGTGGGCATTGATTTTGCCGAGCATGATATCCGCTTTGTCGAGGATGACTGGGAAAACCCGACTCTGGGCGCGTGGGGGCTGGGCTGGGAAGTCTGGTGCGACGGCATGGAGGTCACCCAGTTCACCTATTTCCAGCAAGTCGGCGGTTTCGAGTGTCGGCCCGTCTCGACCGAGATTACCTATGGCCTGGAACGTTTGGCCATGTATTTGCAGGGCAAGGAAAACGTCTATGACTTGGCCTATAACGATCCGGACGCCAAGACTCATTTGACGTATCGGCAAGTCTTTCATCGCGCCGAGCGCGACTATTCGGCCTTTAACTTTGAATATGCCGATACTGACTTGCTGCTACGGCACTTCAAGGACGCGGAGGGCGAGTGTCAGGCGCTGTTGACGCGCAAATTGGCCCAGCCCGCTTATGATCAGTGCTTGAAATGCGGCCATGCGTTTAATCTGCTGGACGCGCGCGGCGTGATCAGCGTGGTCGAGCGCGCCAGCTATATCGGCCGCGTGCGCGCGCTGGCCAAGGCCTGTTGCGAGGCGTGGCTGGACGGTCAGGAAGGAAAATCCCATGTCTGA
- a CDS encoding glycine--tRNA ligase subunit beta — MSELLIELFGEEIPARMQARGAQEFARLLAENLTKAGLAFDSCEGHVTPRRLAAVVRGLPLQQEDMREERRGPRLGAPDAAVTGFVGSLGMTDPGQLQQRDGYYWAVIERKGQATLDALPGLIDAAIRGLVWPKSMRFADGEFMWVRPLHSILAIFDGQALAGRFSFGGGQPDLTYGDVTYGHRFMAPGAFRVSSFAEYKKGLYDAHVILDRDERKAEILRQLNEAAAKLGLTVKEDIGLLEEVTGLVEWPVAYVGMIDAAFLELPIEVLVTSMRTHQKYFALLDKQGKLARFAVVANRTTRDGGQKVVAGNERVLRARLSDARFFWEQDLKIPLSQRVDDLRNVTFHAKLGTMWDKTQRVERIVRRLANDIVPVQTEAACQAATLAKADLTTGMVGEFPELQGIMGGYYAGQGEVGAAIRDHYRPLGPDDDISTLPASSAILALADKLDSLAGFFSINEKPTGSKDPYALRRAALGVIRLLIENQAMSGIRVPLGQLLAYAVHGYCADPESSDSAALSVRESLLDFIFDRLAVYLREKQGTRYDIVEAVFSLRQEDDLGRIRARAQALSEFVGTPDGENLLAAYRRANNILTIEHKKDGGGAFVAEPEESLLQETEEKALFAALTAFRNAAPSWLESGQYQPMMQAMAQMRGAVDAFFKNVKVNADEPALRLNRLRLLRALIATADGVADFSKIQEG; from the coding sequence ATGTCTGAGTTGCTGATTGAATTATTCGGCGAGGAAATCCCCGCCCGCATGCAAGCGCGCGGCGCGCAGGAATTCGCGCGGCTTTTGGCCGAGAATCTGACCAAGGCCGGGCTTGCTTTCGACTCGTGCGAAGGACATGTCACGCCGCGCCGATTGGCGGCGGTCGTGCGCGGTCTGCCGTTGCAACAGGAGGATATGCGCGAAGAACGTCGCGGTCCGCGTCTGGGTGCGCCCGATGCCGCAGTGACGGGATTCGTGGGCAGTTTGGGCATGACGGATCCGGGGCAGTTGCAACAACGCGATGGGTATTATTGGGCGGTCATTGAACGCAAGGGCCAGGCGACGCTTGATGCGTTGCCCGGATTGATCGACGCCGCGATCCGTGGGTTGGTTTGGCCCAAATCCATGCGTTTCGCGGATGGCGAATTCATGTGGGTACGTCCGCTGCACAGCATCCTGGCCATTTTCGACGGTCAGGCTTTGGCGGGGCGTTTCTCTTTCGGCGGAGGTCAGCCCGATCTGACCTATGGCGATGTCACTTATGGCCACCGCTTTATGGCGCCCGGGGCGTTTCGTGTGTCTTCCTTCGCGGAATACAAAAAGGGCCTGTATGACGCCCATGTCATCTTGGACCGCGACGAACGCAAGGCGGAAATCCTGCGCCAGTTGAATGAGGCAGCGGCCAAACTGGGCCTGACGGTGAAAGAAGATATCGGCCTGCTTGAGGAAGTGACCGGCCTTGTGGAATGGCCGGTGGCGTATGTGGGCATGATCGACGCCGCCTTCCTGGAGCTGCCTATAGAGGTGTTGGTGACCTCGATGCGCACGCATCAGAAATACTTCGCCTTGCTGGATAAGCAAGGAAAGCTGGCGCGTTTCGCGGTGGTGGCCAACAGGACAACACGCGATGGCGGCCAAAAGGTGGTGGCCGGGAACGAGCGCGTCTTGCGCGCGCGTCTATCAGATGCGCGGTTCTTTTGGGAACAGGATCTGAAGATTCCTCTGTCTCAGCGCGTCGATGACCTGCGCAACGTAACCTTCCACGCCAAACTGGGCACGATGTGGGACAAGACGCAGCGCGTGGAAAGAATCGTCCGCAGATTGGCGAATGACATAGTGCCAGTCCAAACGGAGGCGGCATGCCAGGCCGCGACTCTGGCCAAGGCCGATCTGACCACGGGCATGGTGGGTGAGTTCCCCGAATTGCAGGGGATCATGGGCGGCTATTACGCGGGCCAGGGCGAAGTGGGCGCGGCCATCCGCGACCATTACCGTCCCTTAGGACCGGATGACGATATCTCGACACTTCCTGCCTCCAGCGCCATCCTGGCCTTGGCCGATAAACTGGATAGTTTGGCCGGGTTCTTCTCCATTAACGAGAAGCCCACAGGATCGAAGGACCCTTATGCCTTGCGCCGCGCCGCACTGGGCGTCATACGCCTATTGATCGAGAACCAGGCGATGTCGGGCATCCGGGTCCCCTTGGGCCAATTATTGGCATATGCCGTGCATGGCTACTGCGCCGATCCTGAGTCATCGGATTCCGCCGCCCTGTCGGTGCGCGAATCCCTGCTCGATTTCATCTTCGATCGTCTGGCCGTTTATCTGCGTGAGAAGCAGGGCACTCGTTATGACATTGTCGAGGCCGTGTTCTCGCTGCGTCAAGAAGACGATCTGGGCCGCATTCGCGCACGGGCGCAGGCTCTGAGTGAGTTTGTGGGGACGCCGGATGGAGAAAACCTGCTGGCCGCTTATCGTCGCGCCAATAACATCTTGACCATCGAACATAAGAAGGATGGCGGCGGGGCCTTTGTCGCCGAACCCGAAGAATCTTTACTGCAAGAGACAGAGGAAAAGGCGTTGTTCGCGGCGTTGACGGCGTTTCGTAACGCCGCGCCAAGCTGGCTTGAATCTGGGCAATACCAGCCCATGATGCAGGCGATGGCGCAGATGCGCGGTGCGGTGGACGCATTCTTTAAGAACGTTAAGGTCAATGCCGACGAACCGGCATTGCGCTTGAATCGTTTGCGTCTGCTGCGCGCCTTGATCGCCACGGCCGATGGTGTGGCGGATTTTTCTAAGATCCAAGAAGGCTGA
- a CDS encoding prepilin-type N-terminal cleavage/methylation domain-containing protein has protein sequence MARIYAAQNERAGEQGFTLVEMAVVLIIAGLMVGGVLGAQQMVQNARVNNVVTAVQSYQAAVADYQQKFGALPGDDDKANLHFGQNVSVTGAQHNGQIGTGSSFNSTESLSIGAAAGQQGESRLVWAHLRAAGLVKSAASPLEQPGNPFGGVYGIQYGAFSGAGALVGANALCMNGVSGSAALAIDSRLDDGNPVGGTLRAATAIGGTPPAEGYSTDETYVVCTTL, from the coding sequence ATGGCACGGATTTATGCAGCACAAAACGAACGCGCGGGTGAGCAAGGCTTTACTCTGGTGGAAATGGCGGTGGTGCTGATTATCGCGGGACTGATGGTCGGCGGTGTGCTTGGTGCTCAGCAAATGGTGCAAAACGCCCGCGTCAACAATGTCGTGACGGCGGTGCAATCCTATCAGGCGGCGGTGGCCGATTATCAGCAGAAATTCGGCGCGCTGCCCGGCGACGACGATAAAGCCAATTTGCATTTTGGTCAGAATGTTTCCGTCACGGGCGCGCAGCATAACGGCCAGATCGGCACCGGCAGCAGCTTCAATTCGACCGAGTCCTTATCCATCGGCGCAGCTGCCGGACAACAGGGGGAAAGTCGTTTGGTATGGGCGCATCTGCGCGCGGCAGGATTGGTCAAGTCCGCCGCATCGCCGTTGGAGCAGCCGGGCAACCCCTTTGGCGGCGTCTATGGCATTCAATATGGCGCGTTTTCCGGGGCCGGGGCTTTGGTCGGAGCGAATGCGCTGTGCATGAACGGCGTTTCAGGGTCGGCGGCCTTGGCCATCGACTCGCGGCTGGATGACGGCAATCCCGTGGGAGGCACCTTGCGCGCCGCGACCGCGATTGGCGGGACACCCCCAGCCGAGGGTTACTCTACCGATGAAACCTATGTCGTCTGCACGACGCTATAG
- a CDS encoding histone, with the protein MSRFSHILAVSALSLALAAPLAVRAETLPADSAMTAPTQAQPEKAAKKHHAKKHHEAHKKAEHKKAEHKKAKHAHKTHAKKHDEKAMVAPAAEPAVMPAPEPAPAPAPAAPTAE; encoded by the coding sequence ATGTCTCGTTTCTCTCATATTCTGGCCGTGTCGGCCCTATCTTTGGCTTTGGCGGCTCCGTTGGCCGTTCGCGCCGAAACGCTGCCTGCCGATTCTGCCATGACCGCGCCTACTCAGGCTCAGCCCGAAAAGGCCGCTAAGAAGCATCACGCCAAGAAGCATCATGAGGCCCATAAGAAGGCCGAGCACAAGAAGGCGGAACATAAAAAGGCAAAACATGCGCACAAGACTCATGCCAAGAAGCATGATGAAAAAGCCATGGTTGCTCCGGCTGCCGAGCCTGCCGTCATGCCGGCTCCCGAGCCTGCTCCGGCCCCCGCTCCTGCGGCTCCGACGGCTGAATAA
- the rpsM gene encoding 30S ribosomal protein S13: MARIAGVNIPTQKAVKYALQYIHGIGPKLADDICTVLGLNPQTRVQEMTEGDVMRVREYIDKNCTVEGDLRRETAMNIKRLMDLGDRGCYRGTRHRKGLPVHGQRTHTNARTRKGPARPIAGKAQAKK, translated from the coding sequence GTGGCTCGTATCGCGGGTGTCAATATCCCTACGCAAAAAGCGGTGAAATACGCATTGCAATACATTCACGGCATCGGCCCGAAGCTGGCTGATGACATCTGCACCGTGCTGGGTCTGAACCCGCAAACGCGCGTGCAAGAGATGACCGAAGGCGATGTCATGCGTGTACGCGAGTACATCGACAAAAACTGCACCGTCGAAGGCGATTTGCGCCGTGAGACGGCCATGAACATCAAGCGCCTCATGGATTTGGGCGATCGCGGCTGCTATCGCGGCACACGCCATCGCAAGGGCTTGCCCGTGCATGGTCAGCGCACGCACACGAATGCCCGCACCCGCAAGGGTCCGGCGCGTCCGATCGCCGGCAAGGCCCAAGCGAAGAAATAG
- the rpsK gene encoding 30S ribosomal protein S11, with translation MAEKEQAGAGRIKRRERKNIIAGVAHVNSTFNNTLVTVTDVQGNTIAWASSGSEKFKGSRKSTPYAAQMAAESAGRKAMEHGMRTLEIEVKGPGSGRESALRALQSVGFTITTIRDVTSIPHNGVRPRKRRRV, from the coding sequence GTGGCTGAGAAAGAACAAGCGGGCGCGGGGCGCATCAAGCGGCGTGAACGCAAAAACATCATTGCCGGCGTGGCTCATGTGAATTCGACCTTCAATAACACGCTAGTCACTGTCACCGACGTGCAGGGCAATACCATTGCCTGGGCGTCCTCGGGCAGCGAAAAATTTAAGGGCTCACGCAAATCCACGCCCTATGCAGCGCAGATGGCGGCGGAGTCGGCGGGACGCAAGGCCATGGAGCATGGCATGCGCACTTTGGAGATCGAAGTCAAAGGCCCCGGTTCGGGCCGCGAGTCCGCCTTGCGCGCCTTGCAGTCGGTGGGCTTCACGATCACGACGATCCGCGATGTGACCTCCATCCCGCACAATGGCGTGAGACCGCGCAAGAGACGGCGCGTCTAA